Proteins found in one Paenibacillus borealis genomic segment:
- a CDS encoding family 43 glycosylhydrolase, with translation MLQYNNSGTDEVYNGHGGTFKNTLAEIDTPDPSMIYKDGYYYMTFTHNGTDIMVMKSRTMDFRQAERKVVWYPPAETAYSANLWAPELQYIRGSWYIYFAADDGNNENHRMYVLQGDSGDPLGDYTFKGQVTDDTNKWAIDGLAMEVDDELYFVWSGWEGDVNTAQNTYIAPMSDPLTISGPRVLLSEPLLPWEQAGGPPYINEGQSVLHHDGRVFIVYSGAGSWTPYYSLGLLALKPGGNPLEAADWTKAEQPLLAMDEAAGVYGPGHNSFTVSPDGSEQWIVYHATTGAADGWNNRKARAQPVSWDDGGLPVFGKPLALSTALEVPAGMGVFQAENAIRSGNRLEFPSLPSTVDSDTPLLAHYVNPGGEPAAAAVSVNAGPPSTLQLLPAGEGLTGYAYLSLPFTAGMNTVAIELPEGGAAELKAIEIPRYEGEAQTLEGNADVQDNPYASGGAAANLSGSDAALRLSNIHVPRSGTYTVSLAVLNASPDAKLEVAVNGDSTIVSTLESQERNQLSFIELELKLQSGRNEIILFDRQGSFGIDYMDIWQKSE, from the coding sequence GTGCTGCAGTACAATAATAGCGGGACGGATGAAGTCTACAACGGGCATGGCGGGACGTTTAAGAACACACTTGCCGAGATTGATACTCCTGATCCGAGCATGATCTACAAGGATGGATATTATTACATGACCTTCACCCATAACGGAACGGATATTATGGTGATGAAGTCACGCACAATGGATTTCCGCCAGGCCGAGAGGAAGGTGGTATGGTATCCGCCGGCGGAGACCGCCTACTCGGCGAATCTCTGGGCGCCCGAGCTCCAGTACATCCGGGGCAGCTGGTATATCTATTTTGCCGCAGATGATGGCAATAACGAGAATCACCGGATGTATGTGCTGCAGGGGGACAGCGGTGATCCGCTGGGCGATTATACCTTCAAGGGCCAAGTCACCGACGATACCAACAAGTGGGCGATCGACGGGCTGGCAATGGAAGTGGATGATGAGCTGTATTTCGTCTGGTCCGGCTGGGAAGGCGATGTCAACACTGCGCAGAACACCTATATTGCGCCAATGAGTGATCCGCTGACGATCAGCGGACCGAGGGTGCTGCTGAGCGAGCCTCTGCTTCCGTGGGAGCAGGCCGGAGGTCCGCCGTACATCAATGAAGGCCAGTCGGTCCTTCATCATGACGGGCGCGTCTTCATTGTCTATTCCGGCGCGGGCAGCTGGACTCCGTATTACAGTCTGGGCCTGCTGGCCTTGAAGCCCGGCGGCAATCCGCTGGAGGCGGCAGACTGGACCAAGGCGGAGCAGCCGCTGCTGGCAATGGATGAAGCCGCCGGAGTGTACGGGCCGGGGCATAACTCGTTTACGGTGTCGCCGGATGGCAGCGAGCAGTGGATTGTCTATCACGCGACTACTGGAGCGGCGGACGGCTGGAACAACCGCAAAGCACGGGCCCAGCCGGTCAGCTGGGACGATGGCGGCCTGCCGGTGTTCGGGAAGCCGCTGGCGCTGAGCACGGCGCTTGAGGTTCCCGCTGGAATGGGAGTATTCCAGGCTGAGAATGCCATCCGCAGCGGGAACCGGCTGGAGTTCCCGTCCTTGCCGTCTACAGTAGATAGCGATACTCCGCTGCTGGCGCATTATGTGAATCCGGGGGGAGAACCGGCCGCCGCGGCGGTCTCAGTGAATGCTGGACCACCGTCTACGCTTCAGTTGCTGCCTGCCGGGGAGGGACTGACCGGATACGCCTATCTGAGCTTGCCGTTCACAGCCGGGATGAATACAGTAGCCATTGAGCTGCCGGAGGGAGGCGCAGCTGAACTGAAGGCCATTGAAATTCCCCGGTATGAAGGTGAAGCCCAGACGCTGGAGGGGAATGCTGATGTGCAGGATAACCCGTATGCCTCGGGCGGGGCAGCGGCAAATCTGAGCGGAAGTGATGCTGCATTGCGCTTAAGCAATATTCACGTTCCACGAAGCGGTACTTACACCGTCTCCTTAGCTGTCCTTAACGCTTCACCGGACGCGAAGCTGGAGGTGGCGGTGAACGGGGATTCTACGATCGTATCGACCCTGGAATCTCAGGAACGAAACCAATTATCCTTCATTGAGCTGGAGCTGAAATTGCAGAGCGGTAGGAATGAAATCATTCTTTTTGACAGACAAGGCAGCTTCGGTATAGATTATATGGATATATGGCAGAAGAGTGAATAA
- a CDS encoding ABC transporter substrate-binding protein: MRDTRYYCGHKRNKLITLSILLLTMLLVMGGCGTDEAEESPQAAAEPVTLEYWTPFSGGDNIFMTELVQQFNREHGDIRIDQINSRLDDYYSRLRTAILSGNAPDLAIIHATNLPQFVQNGYIEPLDGLAADSGLDWSQFNTKIAESTVYGGAHYAVPLDTHTLVLYYNKKYLKEAGLLDAGDKPLIGKGEQGFTEFLQQLKAELPPGVAPLALPSTRIDSVWLWWSLYNQMQGGGVFYNPEGTQAVFNNKESLQALEFVNSLYEQELIPPDINDAFKLFYDGEAAMLITGVWGTGAFEQDEQLELGVVPVPVIYDHPAVWGDSHTLAIPAKSEMSAEKRNAAMIFARWAVEHGVMWAEAGHVPSSRKVVESGAYAALKFRSDYANTANSVAYWPRNVKQWSINEEIIRQFEKMIYKEQSPEQALQKAVDSINLQLKK; encoded by the coding sequence ATGAGAGATACGAGATACTATTGCGGGCACAAACGGAATAAACTGATTACGCTTTCAATTCTGCTGCTGACTATGCTGCTGGTCATGGGCGGCTGCGGTACAGATGAGGCAGAAGAATCTCCACAGGCTGCCGCTGAGCCGGTAACTCTGGAGTACTGGACTCCATTCAGCGGCGGAGACAACATTTTCATGACCGAACTGGTGCAGCAGTTCAACCGGGAGCACGGGGATATCCGGATCGATCAGATCAACTCCCGGCTGGATGATTATTATTCCCGGCTGCGCACGGCGATTCTGTCCGGTAATGCACCGGATTTAGCCATTATTCACGCTACCAATCTGCCGCAATTCGTGCAGAACGGTTATATTGAACCGCTTGACGGACTCGCTGCGGATAGCGGGCTGGACTGGAGCCAGTTCAATACCAAAATCGCTGAGTCCACGGTCTACGGCGGTGCCCATTATGCTGTACCTCTGGATACGCATACGTTAGTGCTCTATTACAATAAGAAGTATTTAAAGGAAGCCGGGCTGCTGGATGCCGGGGACAAACCGCTGATCGGCAAAGGAGAGCAGGGGTTTACGGAATTCCTGCAACAGTTGAAGGCGGAGTTACCGCCCGGAGTGGCTCCGCTGGCTCTGCCCAGCACACGTATTGATTCCGTGTGGCTGTGGTGGAGCCTGTACAATCAGATGCAGGGCGGCGGTGTCTTTTATAATCCGGAAGGTACGCAGGCTGTCTTTAACAATAAGGAGTCGCTTCAGGCACTGGAGTTCGTGAACAGCCTGTATGAGCAGGAGCTGATTCCGCCGGATATTAATGATGCCTTCAAGCTGTTCTATGACGGAGAGGCCGCTATGCTGATTACGGGTGTCTGGGGAACCGGCGCTTTTGAGCAGGATGAGCAACTGGAGCTGGGCGTCGTGCCGGTTCCGGTCATCTACGATCATCCGGCGGTCTGGGGAGATTCGCATACGCTGGCTATTCCGGCCAAAAGCGAGATGAGTGCGGAGAAACGTAATGCTGCTATGATTTTTGCCCGCTGGGCGGTGGAGCATGGAGTGATGTGGGCAGAAGCAGGGCATGTGCCGAGTTCCCGGAAGGTCGTGGAGAGCGGAGCGTATGCTGCACTGAAGTTCCGCAGTGATTATGCCAATACCGCCAACTCCGTAGCCTACTGGCCGAGAAATGTGAAGCAGTGGAGTATTAATGAAGAGATTATCCGGCAGTTTGAAAAAATGATCTATAAAGAGCAAAGCCCGGAGCAGGCTCTGCAAAAAGCGGTGGACAGCATTAACCTTCAGCTGAAGAAATAA
- a CDS encoding sensor histidine kinase, giving the protein MKSFRGWFRNLALARKLILINVVFIVLPLGLMGYFAFARFTETTERKVGDYQLQTLKQLTLNIDTYMNELNRLTVMPYQYPKVTDYLATKRAPGEPLTLDEISGLNSFVTQVFLNGRVDILGVSLYGTGGASYVVMPESQYVTTYKLEENVSWLNKFKGHYGQPVYVATHDLSASGGNVYRAFSIVRELRSFDDGVTLGYIVIDVDPKFISEILSKVKLDAKELLYITDDSGNLVIGKDHGLPKAAPSLSPGISGEGVSHVKSEGEGLLMAHVTSEVTGWTTVGVVPVSSLMKDTEVLRTYIILIGIICVGLALLLYVFIAYRITQPLRKLSRLMRSVERGDLSMAFPVSGTDEVGMLGHSFNGMLAKLSELGYLLYETEIREKDAQIAALQSKINPHFLYNTLGSISMYAELEGSPEIITMSNNLSKLLRYSLSGRKEHVTLQDELDHVSGYMTIQQMRYEERIHFTMTIEPSLLGCEVIPLMIQPLVENAINHALDQGIGRGRISLTADCSGQVLRITVEDDGIGMNAEALEALRLHLRNTKDLGGRSGNGLLNVHRRIVLHYGDEYGLSLESMPYQGFKAVLKLPVIIHQGRAREDDGVA; this is encoded by the coding sequence TTGAAATCATTTCGCGGCTGGTTCAGGAATCTGGCGCTCGCGCGCAAGCTTATTCTTATCAATGTGGTATTCATTGTGTTGCCGCTGGGACTGATGGGCTATTTCGCCTTCGCACGCTTCACCGAAACGACAGAGCGCAAGGTTGGAGATTATCAGCTTCAGACGCTGAAGCAGCTTACCCTGAATATTGACACCTATATGAATGAGCTGAACCGGCTGACCGTAATGCCCTATCAATATCCCAAGGTTACCGACTATCTTGCAACCAAGCGTGCCCCCGGTGAACCTCTGACACTGGATGAGATCAGCGGACTGAACAGCTTCGTCACTCAGGTGTTTCTGAACGGCCGGGTGGATATTCTGGGGGTCTCATTATACGGCACCGGCGGTGCCTCCTATGTGGTCATGCCGGAGAGCCAATATGTGACGACTTATAAGCTCGAAGAAAATGTCAGCTGGCTGAACAAGTTCAAAGGGCACTACGGGCAGCCCGTGTATGTTGCCACGCATGACTTGAGTGCAAGCGGCGGAAATGTGTATCGGGCCTTCTCCATTGTCCGGGAGCTGCGCAGCTTCGATGACGGGGTGACCCTCGGGTACATTGTCATTGATGTGGACCCCAAGTTCATCAGTGAGATTCTGTCCAAAGTAAAGCTGGATGCCAAGGAGCTGCTGTACATTACGGATGATTCCGGCAATCTGGTCATCGGTAAGGATCATGGATTGCCGAAGGCAGCGCCTTCCCTGTCTCCTGGTATTTCTGGTGAAGGAGTAAGTCATGTGAAGTCGGAGGGCGAAGGGCTGCTGATGGCCCACGTAACTTCTGAAGTGACAGGCTGGACCACGGTGGGGGTTGTTCCTGTATCCAGTCTGATGAAAGATACCGAGGTTCTGCGCACATACATTATTCTTATTGGCATCATCTGTGTAGGCCTGGCCCTGCTGCTGTATGTGTTCATCGCCTACCGGATCACCCAGCCGCTGCGCAAGCTGAGCCGGCTGATGCGCAGTGTCGAGCGCGGCGATCTCAGCATGGCTTTTCCGGTGAGCGGTACGGATGAAGTGGGGATGCTGGGCCATTCATTTAACGGCATGCTTGCCAAGCTCAGTGAGCTGGGGTATCTGCTCTATGAGACGGAGATCCGGGAGAAGGATGCGCAGATTGCTGCGCTGCAGAGCAAGATCAATCCGCATTTTCTGTACAATACACTGGGCTCTATCAGCATGTATGCCGAGCTTGAGGGCAGTCCAGAGATTATTACAATGTCCAATAATCTGAGCAAGCTGCTGCGCTACAGCCTCAGCGGACGCAAGGAGCATGTGACGCTTCAGGATGAGCTGGACCATGTCAGCGGGTATATGACAATCCAGCAGATGCGTTATGAAGAGCGCATTCACTTCACTATGACCATCGAGCCTTCGCTGCTGGGCTGCGAGGTCATCCCGCTGATGATCCAGCCGCTGGTGGAGAATGCCATCAACCATGCGCTGGATCAGGGCATAGGCCGGGGACGGATTTCGCTGACCGCAGACTGCAGTGGTCAGGTGCTTAGAATAACCGTCGAGGATGACGGCATCGGCATGAATGCGGAAGCGCTCGAGGCGCTCCGGCTGCATCTGCGGAATACGAAGGATCTGGGTGGACGCTCAGGCAACGGTCTGCTGAATGTTCACCGCCGGATTGTACTGCATTATGGCGATGAATATGGTCTTTCACTGGAGAGTATGCCGTATCAGGGCTTCAAGGCAGTGCTGAAGCTGCCGGTTATTATCCATCAGGGCAGAGCAAGGGAGGATGACGGAGTTGCCTAA
- a CDS encoding response regulator, which yields MPKILIVDDESVFRKGLRKMITSLEGNWEVVGEATDGYDALDKLAELSPEVLLTDIRMPRMDGIQLQQMAGGRFKDLMTVVVSGYDEFAYVQQSMRQGAKDYLMKPVERQELGRVLERLGRELAERKALPARRDEPWQVQPVLKRHVAGHLIESLLKGKTEDSDLQLLREMGFAFGHPYFICMVIKLDKHSVEKERYQRGDASLFLLYIQQVVQEMIDRHATGISFVLSDTEVVALLNIAEPQHSLSAPGTLGDLIRRQIRSLSNLTVTIGVSNPAEGLPGIPKAYNEAGIALLYRLIEGGDKLLDYAKMTERPHSGSGPLKWSWEMLEKSITGGRVASIGPIVEHMIEELCSMAESPESIHQQICKLLLYYYELSEELNVTESWLGSKDIRKVLFDVCSLSSRQELAEKCRGLLLTLTGCIAKSREVKDIDPVTAAQRYITQHYDHPLSLKEVADEVYLNPAYFSNLFKQRTGVTFIEFLTHIRIEEARKKLAFTGEKISRIAEETGFGNVRHFNRVFKNCCGLSPKEYRDSTRNVQAALIDRKD from the coding sequence TTGCCTAAAATACTGATTGTTGACGATGAATCTGTCTTCCGCAAAGGTCTGCGCAAAATGATCACCAGCCTGGAGGGGAACTGGGAGGTGGTGGGTGAAGCCACTGACGGCTATGATGCGCTTGACAAGCTGGCCGAGCTGTCACCTGAAGTGCTGCTCACCGATATCCGCATGCCGCGGATGGACGGAATCCAGCTGCAGCAGATGGCGGGAGGACGTTTCAAGGATCTGATGACCGTCGTGGTCAGCGGTTATGACGAGTTCGCTTATGTGCAGCAGTCGATGCGCCAGGGGGCGAAGGATTATCTGATGAAGCCGGTCGAACGCCAGGAGCTGGGGCGTGTGCTGGAGAGGCTTGGGCGGGAACTGGCGGAGCGCAAGGCGCTGCCTGCGCGGAGGGATGAACCGTGGCAGGTCCAGCCTGTGCTGAAGCGGCATGTGGCCGGTCATCTGATCGAGAGTCTGCTGAAAGGCAAAACAGAAGATAGCGACCTGCAGCTGCTGCGGGAGATGGGCTTTGCCTTCGGGCATCCCTACTTCATCTGCATGGTGATCAAGCTGGATAAGCATTCGGTGGAGAAGGAGCGTTATCAGCGGGGCGATGCTTCCCTGTTCCTCCTGTATATCCAGCAGGTAGTCCAGGAAATGATTGACCGCCATGCGACAGGCATAAGCTTCGTGCTGTCGGATACCGAGGTCGTGGCTTTGCTGAATATAGCTGAGCCGCAGCATTCCTTATCGGCACCGGGAACTCTGGGAGATTTGATCCGCAGACAGATCCGCTCTTTGTCCAACCTGACGGTAACCATCGGGGTCAGTAATCCGGCGGAAGGACTGCCGGGCATTCCGAAAGCTTACAATGAAGCAGGAATCGCCCTCTTGTACCGGCTGATCGAAGGCGGTGATAAGCTGCTCGATTATGCCAAAATGACAGAACGCCCCCATTCGGGAAGCGGACCCTTGAAATGGTCATGGGAGATGCTGGAGAAGTCGATTACCGGGGGCAGAGTGGCCAGCATCGGCCCGATTGTTGAACATATGATTGAAGAGCTGTGCAGTATGGCAGAATCGCCGGAGAGCATTCATCAGCAAATCTGCAAGCTGCTGCTGTACTACTACGAATTATCCGAAGAGCTTAATGTTACCGAATCCTGGTTGGGGTCAAAGGATATCCGCAAGGTGCTGTTCGATGTGTGCAGCCTGTCTTCGCGGCAGGAACTGGCCGAGAAATGCCGCGGACTGCTGCTTACCCTGACCGGCTGCATTGCGAAGTCCAGAGAGGTGAAGGATATCGATCCGGTAACTGCCGCCCAACGCTATATTACCCAGCATTATGATCATCCGCTAAGCCTTAAGGAAGTGGCGGATGAGGTGTATTTGAACCCGGCGTATTTCAGCAATCTGTTTAAGCAGAGGACCGGCGTTACTTTTATCGAGTTCCTGACACATATCCGGATAGAAGAAGCCCGCAAGAAGCTGGCCTTCACAGGTGAGAAAATCAGCAGGATCGCTGAGGAGACGGGGTTTGGCAATGTGCGCCACTTCAACCGGGTGTTCAAAAACTGCTGCGGTCTTTCGCCTAAAGAATACAGGGACAGCACTCGTAACGTGCAGGCGGCTCTAATTGATAGGAAGGACTGA
- a CDS encoding glycoside hydrolase family 2 protein → MTNQQRTEYPRPQFMRDNWVNLNGEWEFAFDDDNVGSREQWHLGNKPLARRIQVPFAFQSSLSGIADPGFHDIVWYRRELEIPEAFEGQEILLHFGAVDYEASVWLNGILVAKHEGGHTPFHAGISAALAPAGQPNILVVKAVDYSKDVTLPRGKQYWKSDSASIFYTRTTGIWQTVWMEAVSSVYLGKVKLTPDIDRKSIEIRSFIKGALTSNGELNSDSLKLQVEITFEGQPISSDVYSVRNLEESRSITLSDFNDHGHGHWWSPEQPNLYDVTFTLLDGGKVLDQVTSYFGMRKISIESGKLCLNNRPYFMKLVLDQGYFPDGNLTPPSDEAIRRDVELTKEMGFNGARKHQKLEDPRYLYWCDKLGLLVWGEAANAYEYSEEYVRRFTQEWQESIERDYNHPSIVVWVPLNESWGVPNIAADKRQQQHAQTMYHLTKSLDATRPVVSNDGWELVTTDLFNIHDYEWRREVLEQRYSSVEQAVSRLPGNRKLAVEGFPYADQPILITEFGGVAYKKSDWDGWGYSGAENDEDFATRLRAVIQPLLLSGVVQGYCYTQLTDVEQEINGLLTYDRVPKLPLELIRAINEGK, encoded by the coding sequence ATGACGAATCAGCAACGTACGGAATATCCGCGTCCGCAATTCATGCGCGACAACTGGGTGAATTTGAACGGAGAGTGGGAGTTTGCTTTTGACGACGACAATGTAGGCAGCCGGGAGCAGTGGCATCTGGGAAATAAACCGCTGGCCCGGCGGATACAGGTTCCGTTTGCTTTTCAGAGCAGCCTGAGCGGGATCGCTGATCCCGGATTTCATGACATCGTCTGGTACCGGCGGGAGCTGGAGATCCCGGAGGCATTTGAAGGACAAGAGATTCTGCTGCATTTCGGCGCTGTGGATTACGAAGCCTCCGTCTGGCTCAACGGGATCCTGGTGGCGAAGCATGAGGGCGGGCATACGCCGTTCCATGCCGGAATTAGCGCTGCACTGGCGCCCGCGGGCCAGCCTAATATTCTGGTGGTCAAAGCTGTGGATTACAGCAAGGACGTGACTTTGCCCCGGGGCAAGCAATATTGGAAAAGCGATTCGGCCAGCATTTTCTACACCCGGACAACGGGGATCTGGCAGACCGTGTGGATGGAGGCGGTATCCTCCGTCTATCTCGGCAAGGTGAAGCTGACGCCGGATATTGACCGTAAGAGCATTGAGATCCGTTCCTTCATTAAAGGTGCGCTAACCAGTAATGGAGAGCTGAACAGTGATTCCTTGAAACTTCAGGTGGAGATCACGTTTGAAGGACAGCCGATTTCAAGTGACGTGTACTCTGTGCGCAACCTGGAAGAGTCCCGGAGCATTACCCTCAGTGATTTCAACGATCATGGGCACGGGCACTGGTGGTCGCCGGAGCAGCCGAATCTCTATGATGTTACCTTCACCCTGCTGGACGGCGGGAAGGTGCTGGATCAGGTGACCAGTTACTTCGGGATGCGCAAAATTTCCATCGAAAGCGGCAAGCTCTGCCTCAACAACCGTCCCTATTTCATGAAGCTGGTGCTGGACCAGGGGTATTTCCCTGATGGCAACCTGACACCGCCCAGCGATGAGGCGATCCGCCGGGATGTCGAGCTGACCAAGGAGATGGGCTTCAACGGTGCGCGTAAGCACCAGAAGCTGGAGGACCCGCGTTACCTGTACTGGTGCGACAAGCTGGGGTTACTCGTCTGGGGGGAAGCAGCCAATGCCTATGAATATTCAGAAGAGTACGTGCGCCGCTTCACCCAGGAATGGCAGGAGAGCATCGAACGGGATTACAATCACCCTTCGATTGTGGTCTGGGTTCCGCTGAACGAGAGCTGGGGCGTGCCGAACATCGCTGCCGACAAAAGGCAGCAGCAGCATGCCCAGACGATGTACCATTTGACCAAGTCGCTGGACGCGACGCGGCCGGTTGTCTCCAATGACGGCTGGGAGCTGGTCACGACAGATCTGTTCAACATCCACGATTACGAGTGGCGGCGCGAGGTATTGGAACAGCGGTATTCCTCCGTGGAGCAGGCCGTCAGCCGCCTGCCGGGCAACCGCAAGCTGGCGGTGGAAGGCTTCCCGTATGCGGATCAGCCGATTCTCATTACAGAATTCGGCGGCGTCGCCTACAAAAAAAGCGACTGGGACGGCTGGGGCTACTCCGGCGCAGAGAACGACGAAGACTTCGCCACGCGTCTGCGGGCGGTGATACAGCCGCTGCTGCTCTCCGGGGTGGTGCAGGGCTACTGCTACACCCAGCTTACGGATGTGGAGCAGGAGATCAACGGCCTGCTGACCTATGACCGCGTACCGAAGCTGCCGCTGGAGCTGATCCGGGCGATTAATGAGGGGAAATAA
- a CDS encoding histidine--tRNA ligase produces MQNIKGTYDYFGREQAIRQNVRTTLQELFELYGFESMDTTLLNELELLTSKYAGGDEILREMYQLADQGGRRLGLRYDLTILFAKVIAMNPGIEFPYRRYEIGKVFRDGPVKKGRLREFLQCDADVVGIAGPQAEAELMQLAAEVFRRLEIPVVLKWNNRRFLGEILGAVGVPPEEQLSVMLTLDKLAKIGSGGVLAELTDKQLTAETVRLISELLELDNPGFGQLVERYQLDGQPGALEVLALQQLIDAIGLGAVCVFDPFLSRGLSFYTGTVYEIFDASGSYTSSLGGGGRYDAIIGKLVRRDDIEYPTVGISFGMESIMALLGERPADTADRSGVLIIPIGGYLPEALVAAAALRSAGIRTGVDTGSRKLKKTLAAASAKGIRYVIMVGECEAAEGKLRLKDMTLGSESLVTVEEAVRLTAG; encoded by the coding sequence ATGCAAAATATTAAAGGTACTTATGATTACTTCGGCCGCGAACAGGCCATCCGCCAGAACGTCCGGACCACACTTCAGGAGTTATTCGAGCTGTACGGGTTCGAATCAATGGATACAACGCTGCTCAATGAGCTGGAGCTGCTGACCTCCAAATACGCCGGGGGCGATGAGATTCTGCGCGAGATGTACCAGCTGGCTGATCAGGGCGGGCGCAGGCTGGGGCTGCGTTACGATCTGACGATCCTTTTTGCCAAGGTGATTGCCATGAATCCGGGAATCGAGTTCCCATACCGGCGCTATGAGATCGGCAAGGTGTTCCGCGATGGTCCGGTCAAAAAAGGCCGCCTGCGCGAATTCCTGCAATGTGACGCCGATGTCGTCGGCATTGCCGGCCCGCAGGCTGAAGCGGAGCTGATGCAGCTGGCTGCGGAGGTCTTCCGCAGACTGGAGATTCCGGTGGTGCTAAAGTGGAACAACCGCCGGTTCCTGGGTGAAATTCTCGGTGCGGTCGGTGTTCCGCCGGAGGAGCAGCTGTCCGTGATGCTGACGCTCGACAAGCTGGCCAAGATCGGCAGCGGCGGGGTGCTGGCAGAGCTGACGGATAAGCAGCTGACGGCTGAGACGGTTCGGCTGATTTCGGAGCTGCTGGAGCTGGATAATCCGGGGTTCGGGCAGCTGGTGGAGAGATATCAACTGGACGGGCAGCCCGGTGCGCTTGAAGTACTCGCCTTGCAGCAGCTGATTGATGCGATTGGACTAGGCGCCGTTTGCGTCTTCGATCCTTTTCTCTCACGCGGCCTCTCCTTCTATACCGGAACCGTCTACGAAATCTTCGATGCTTCCGGCAGCTATACTTCAAGCCTGGGCGGCGGAGGCAGATATGACGCGATCATCGGGAAGCTCGTCCGGCGTGATGATATCGAGTACCCGACGGTTGGGATCTCCTTCGGCATGGAGTCGATCATGGCCCTGCTGGGCGAACGCCCGGCAGATACGGCGGACCGTTCCGGCGTCCTGATCATTCCGATCGGCGGATATCTGCCGGAGGCTCTGGTTGCCGCCGCTGCGCTGCGGTCCGCCGGCATCCGCACGGGTGTAGACACCGGCTCGCGCAAGCTCAAAAAAACGCTGGCCGCAGCTTCAGCCAAGGGCATCCGGTATGTCATTATGGTTGGTGAGTGTGAAGCGGCTGAGGGCAAGCTGCGGCTCAAGGATATGACGCTGGGGAGTGAAAGCTTGGTTACGGTAGAGGAGGCGGTTCGGCTGACTGCCGGGTAA
- a CDS encoding HD domain-containing protein: MNHTELITAAENFAKEQLGQDTTGHDWFHTNRVRNTAALIAGMEGANVVICTIAALLHDVADEKLNPSKEAGLLKVQTWLAAHLPDEAANEQIIEIIETMSFSGGGGAPMSTLEGQAVQDADRLDALGAIGITRTMVFSGAKGRPVYDPEIAPRDESLKEEYRNYSKGTAVNHFYEKLLKLKDLMNTSYGKQLAEERHQFMLIFLEQFYKEWNQGAE, from the coding sequence ATGAATCATACAGAGCTTATCACAGCAGCAGAGAACTTCGCCAAAGAGCAGCTAGGCCAGGATACCACCGGCCATGACTGGTTTCACACTAACCGCGTACGCAATACAGCGGCGCTGATCGCAGGGATGGAAGGGGCCAACGTGGTGATCTGCACAATCGCCGCGCTGCTGCATGATGTGGCTGACGAGAAGCTGAATCCCTCCAAAGAAGCAGGACTGCTCAAAGTACAAACTTGGCTGGCCGCACATCTTCCGGATGAAGCTGCAAACGAGCAGATTATTGAGATCATCGAGACGATGTCATTCAGTGGCGGCGGAGGAGCACCGATGTCTACGCTGGAAGGACAAGCCGTACAGGATGCGGACCGTCTGGATGCGCTGGGGGCGATCGGGATTACGCGGACGATGGTCTTTTCAGGAGCCAAAGGCCGTCCGGTCTATGACCCGGAGATTGCGCCAAGGGACGAATCGCTGAAGGAGGAATACCGCAATTATTCCAAGGGAACGGCGGTCAATCATTTTTATGAGAAGCTGCTTAAGCTGAAGGACCTCATGAACACCTCTTACGGCAAACAGCTGGCGGAGGAGCGGCATCAGTTTATGCTGATTTTTTTGGAGCAATTTTATAAGGAATGGAATCAAGGGGCGGAGTAG